From a single Bacillus pumilus genomic region:
- a CDS encoding transcriptional regulator, with the protein MLWYETASITEKKTSMKRIEFHLKNFKNYQAAIVNIERQLEKRNPLHLDHMTRKKLEEQKSQYELIVVCIETALKELDEIERQLIDYKYFRDWRMAKCAMEIGYSEKTLFLMKRQLMDQLLISLAAITNI; encoded by the coding sequence ATGCTTTGGTATGAAACAGCAAGTATCACGGAGAAAAAAACCTCAATGAAACGAATTGAGTTTCATTTGAAGAATTTTAAAAATTATCAGGCGGCGATTGTAAATATTGAAAGGCAGCTTGAAAAAAGAAACCCGCTCCATCTGGATCATATGACAAGGAAGAAATTAGAAGAGCAAAAGAGTCAGTATGAACTTATCGTTGTCTGTATTGAAACCGCACTAAAAGAGTTGGATGAAATAGAGCGACAACTCATCGATTACAAATATTTTCGAGATTGGCGCATGGCCAAGTGTGCTATGGAAATCGGCTACAGTGAGAAAACACTCTTTCTAATGAAACGTCAGCTCATGGATCAACTGCTCATCAGTCTAGCCGCCATTACGAATATTTAA
- the crcB gene encoding fluoride efflux transporter CrcB — MIVLYTAVAGGIGSALRFFISQSIQKKKSHARFPYSIILINLLGAAGLGVVTGAVAANHPLLVIIGTGFFGGFTTFSTFSVESATMLQQRQIGKLAVYLFVTLVGSFCLFAAFYQIGQHLF; from the coding sequence ATGATCGTTTTATATACAGCTGTTGCTGGTGGGATTGGCAGCGCCCTTCGCTTTTTCATCAGCCAATCGATACAGAAAAAGAAGTCTCATGCACGTTTCCCGTATAGTATCATTCTCATCAACTTATTAGGCGCAGCCGGTTTAGGTGTAGTGACAGGTGCCGTAGCGGCAAATCATCCGCTACTCGTGATTATTGGAACTGGTTTTTTCGGTGGTTTCACAACATTTTCTACGTTTAGTGTAGAGTCTGCGACCATGCTGCAGCAGCGGCAAATCGGAAAACTTGCTGTCTACTTATTTGTGACACTCGTTGGGTCTTTCTGTCTCTTTGCTGCGTTTTATCAAATAGGACAGCATCTATTTTAA
- the crcB gene encoding fluoride efflux transporter CrcB, whose amino-acid sequence MKAYFAVFIGGLIGTLCRYELSQAVVSESFPYATLIENVIGSLLLGLSTGYFMFRKDKKYLAALIGTGFCGGFTTMSTFSKETVLLLQTGQFTSSVMYILSSVPFGVAAALCGLMMSQRLFHQNKQQKGSK is encoded by the coding sequence ATGAAAGCATATTTTGCCGTATTTATTGGCGGACTAATCGGGACGCTTTGCAGGTATGAATTAAGCCAAGCCGTTGTCAGTGAATCCTTTCCCTATGCAACGCTAATTGAAAACGTGATAGGTAGTCTTCTGCTTGGTTTGTCAACAGGATATTTTATGTTCCGGAAGGACAAAAAATATCTTGCCGCTTTGATCGGAACAGGTTTTTGCGGAGGTTTTACGACAATGTCGACTTTTTCTAAAGAAACAGTTCTTTTATTACAAACGGGGCAGTTCACCTCAAGTGTGATGTATATTCTGAGCTCAGTCCCTTTCGGAGTGGCCGCTGCCTTATGTGGACTGATGATGTCTCAGCGTCTCTTTCATCAAAATAAGCAGCAGAAAGGAAGCAAATAA
- a CDS encoding glycerophosphodiester phosphodiesterase, producing MYIIAHRGSSSAAPENTIAAFDLAVQQGADYIELDVQLTMDQHVVVIHDDTVDRTTNGSGFVKSYTLDQLKKLDAGSWFDPQYTNERMPTLQEVLERYSQRIGILIEIKHPKRQIGIEQAVINIINQFAYSRHIMVQSFDESALQRIKAYAPSLRTALIIKPTPFKLAKRKLTAYRSFADCLNMKKTMINRRWIDRIHSFGMDVFTWTVKDQKTADWIKKYPVDGVVTDHPAFFLKEK from the coding sequence GTGTATATTATCGCGCATAGAGGGTCATCAAGCGCTGCCCCAGAAAATACAATCGCCGCGTTTGATTTAGCTGTTCAGCAGGGTGCAGATTATATTGAATTAGATGTACAGCTCACAATGGATCAGCACGTTGTCGTGATCCATGATGATACAGTTGACCGAACAACGAACGGAAGCGGCTTCGTCAAAAGCTATACACTTGATCAGCTGAAAAAACTGGACGCAGGAAGCTGGTTTGATCCTCAATACACGAACGAACGAATGCCAACATTACAAGAAGTTCTTGAGAGATACAGCCAGCGAATCGGAATATTAATCGAGATCAAACACCCAAAACGGCAGATAGGAATTGAACAGGCAGTTATCAATATCATCAATCAGTTTGCCTATTCTCGTCATATCATGGTTCAATCTTTTGATGAGAGTGCCCTTCAAAGAATCAAAGCTTACGCCCCTTCTCTTCGAACAGCTTTAATCATAAAGCCTACTCCATTCAAACTGGCGAAAAGAAAATTAACAGCGTATCGCTCGTTTGCCGATTGTCTTAATATGAAGAAAACGATGATCAACAGACGGTGGATAGACCGCATTCACTCATTCGGGATGGATGTATTTACATGGACTGTAAAAGATCAAAAAACAGCCGATTGGATCAAAAAATACCCCGTTGATGGAGTGGTGACAGATCATCCGGCATTTTTTCTAAAGGAGAAATGA
- a CDS encoding YhdX family protein, whose amino-acid sequence MGKGRIRVEERIKVETDAEMFKATLLDQAQKKK is encoded by the coding sequence TTGGGTAAAGGGAGAATTAGAGTGGAAGAACGTATTAAGGTCGAAACGGATGCTGAAATGTTTAAAGCGACTCTCCTTGATCAGGCTCAGAAGAAAAAGTAG